The Epilithonimonas zeae genome contains the following window.
TGGAAGCAGCTCGAACCAACCATTATACTTAATAACACCTCAGATTGTAGCGCCTGCTGGAGATAAGGCTATTTCTTTTGACACTGGTTTGGTAGCTTCTTCGCCTGGTACTACAACCATTCAGATTGGTGTAGCGACCAATCCAGCGGATATGACAACGTTTACAGCTGTTGGAGATCCAATACAAATCACTTCTACTGTGATTCAGAATGTTAAGGTTAATGTACCTGCATCTGCTGGAACTTATCTTGTTATAAAACATACCCCTACTGCAGCGCACACGGCTCTACAAATCGACAATGTAAAGTATGATACTAACCTAGCTGTTAATGAAAGCGCTTTCAACACAAATAATGTAAAATTTGCAGTTTCTGCAGATAATAACTCTTTGAAGTTTGTTTCTACAACTACGCTTTCTAGCGCAAAAATCTATTCTGCTGCTGGACAGATTGCAACTGAAGGTAAAATTTCAAACAACACTTTAAACATTTCTACATTGAAATCCGGTGTTTATTTTATTGCTATAGAAGACAATGCTGGACAAACAGTTAAGTCTAAGTTTATTAAAAAGTAAATAAACTCATTTATAAAAATTGAAAGCCTTTCAGAATTCTGAAAGGCTTTTTTTGTTGATTATAAAGACGATTTAAACCAATATGATATTTATCATTTGATCAAAAATATTAATTTTTAATAATTCTAAATAAGAATAATTTAATAGTTTTGTAGAATAATTCTAAATAATAAAATCTATTTATAAATTATGAAAACAAAACTATTTTTTGCAAGTATGCTGACACTGGCTGTTAGCCAAACAGTTTTATCGCAAACAGATGAATTCGGGTATACTTCGGTTAATCTAAGTATGGGCGCTCAATATCAAAATCAAGTTTATTTTGATTTCTCTTCTAACAATATTATTTCACAGCCTGCTACAGGATGGGATATTGCTTTTTACAGAAATTCTAGTATGTCGTTTGGAGAGAGAGTAAATGATGCTAATAATGTGAAAGTTTATCAGGTTTCTGCTGATCCTGTCGCGTTTGACACTGTAGTTCCGGGAGATAAAGCTAACTGGGGCGAGCCATTATACAATCCTGACAAAACTGAAGCTTTGGAAGATGGCGTCTTCGACAATGCAACATTATTGCCATCAGGGGGTCTTAATTTCAGCTGGGGAACTTATGACATCACCACACACAAAATTACAGGTAAAGTAGTTTTCGTACTAGAATATGGTAATGGAGATTATTACAAATTCTTTATTAATGAATACTCTGCTGGATATACATTCAAATATGCCAAATGGAACGGAAGCTCTTGGGATGCAACACAAACCAGAACTATTGCTAGTGGAACAGATGATGCATACTTCAACTATTTCTCGTTCGCAACAGGAGCAAAAGTTAATAATATCGAGCCTCCAAAAGCAAATTGGGATCTGATGTTCACAAGATACTGGACTTTCTATAACAATATTATGATGTATCTGATGTCCGGAACAATCCAATCTCCAAATGTGAGTGTTGCAT
Protein-coding sequences here:
- a CDS encoding T9SS type A sorting domain-containing protein: MKAKLLLAASLFAVVAQAQLSTINENFDGFTAGNATFPQNGWSAILPTAPFPPQPMMLVVAADGANKVIQAYPGSSSNQPLYLITPQIVAPAGDKAISFDTGLVASSPGTTTIQIGVATNPADMTTFTAVGDPIQITSTVIQNVKVNVPASAGTYLVIKHTPTAAHTALQIDNVKYDTNLAVNESAFNTNNVKFAVSADNNSLKFVSTTTLSSAKIYSAAGQIATEGKISNNTLNISTLKSGVYFIAIEDNAGQTVKSKFIKK
- a CDS encoding T9SS type A sorting domain-containing protein, with amino-acid sequence MKTKLFFASMLTLAVSQTVLSQTDEFGYTSVNLSMGAQYQNQVYFDFSSNNIISQPATGWDIAFYRNSSMSFGERVNDANNVKVYQVSADPVAFDTVVPGDKANWGEPLYNPDKTEALEDGVFDNATLLPSGGLNFSWGTYDITTHKITGKVVFVLEYGNGDYYKFFINEYSAGYTFKYAKWNGSSWDATQTRTIASGTDDAYFNYFSFATGAKVNNIEPPKANWDLMFTRYWTFYNNIMMYLMSGTIQSPNVSVAYVRPETQATSTYTAPASSSYSKEITTIGHSWKGTTGSYTDAVYYVKEGSNYYRMYFTSNGGATTGNMYFKYKNITGELAVADFGKKGTFGIYPNPTKEDKKVNILFDVKEAAFKNGSIEVFDFSGKKVYETSIINKSGFSTQQVDLNRLSSGVYVVKITYGGQTETKKLVVK